The nucleotide sequence gaggagcgtCAGGCTGGCATGCTTGAGAACTTTATTGAGGAAAGCGCATGGAAAGGAAGGAGCAGCAAGTGGCACATCCCCGGGGGGTCTTGGATGCACGTAGGGTGACCAGCAACGTCATCGTTGTGCACGGTAAATTTTCTCGGAGCACGGAAATCTTCCAGCCCTGTGATGGGAGCAGCAGAGCGGGAGTCGATCCCTGGTGGCGTTTGGCTTGTGAGCACGTCATAGCGCCAGAGAGAACCAGACATACGAGACAATGCAAGTCAGGGAAAGAAGTGGGAGAATGGTAGAATGTAAGTCGGCCATGTTTCCAAACATCACGGAATAGCCCACTTCCTTGCTTCTCTGGTTTATGCCTTGAGAGAAATAGCCATGGTTGTGGAGCTGAAGACCCAGTGGGTCAGCGATGGCACAAAGGTGCATCCTCAATCCACGAGGAGTCTCGCACCATATGTGTGGTGTCCGTGTGACGGACAACCCTGTTAAATCATACTGGCCTCGCTAGAGGCCCCAGAGGGACACCACTCCTCCCTGGTCTCCACTTGAGCAAAGAGCTGTTGACCGCAACTCTTGGTATGTGACCATGCAGGCAATTCATTGTGTGCTGAGTGACCCATCATGTCTTTCCATTTTAGTGACAAGGAGCTATGTAAGAGggttgtccaaacgcttcttgaacaccACCAGGCATGGGCCCTGATGGCCACTTGAGccctgctttttgttctttttgtcgGGTGAAGTTGGAAGAGCgttgggagaagaaaggaagaggaggcatcTGAGGATGTGGGATGCAGGCGGATTTTAttgaggaaaacatgaaaaagagggAGCGTCAAGTGGAAGGTGCACATTCTGAGGTGCCTGGAGGGCGACCACCAGCCTATGTCCCTTGCGTAGAGCAGATTTTCCCAGAGCCCCAAGGTCTCGCTACCGTGtggtgggagcagccccagaAGGTCTCTGGAGGGATTGTGCTAGTGAGCAAGGCATTGCAGCAGAGAGTAGCAGCCGTAGAAGGTGGTGCtatggaaaggagaaagaggaagaaagaaggaggtaTGTTGGCCATGTGTCCTGACAGCATGGGCTGGCCCcttccttgcttgcttgctttgttgtGCCATGGAATGATGAGCCGCGGCTGGCGAGCCCGCATGCCATGAAGAGCGCAGAGGTGCGTCCTCAGTGCGAGAGCTGTGTTGCACGGTGTTGGAGGCTTCTGTCAGGGGTGTTGGCGTGGGTCCTTAGCAGGGGTAGCAGGCTCTTCCGccgttgatgcagcccaggcctcCAAAGCCAAAGCCTCCAAGGCCAAAGCCTCCGAATCCCccggaggagatgggcactccctgGGCGCTGAGGTTGCTGCCCACGGCAGCTGATGCGGAGGATCCAACggcggtgttctgggggaaggagctgaggatgggtcctGGCAGGGTGACCAGCACGGCAGGAGGCTGGATGACGACGCGGGAATCCTCgcactgcctgacacagggctcgttgcagctgttagCCAGCGGGGTGGGTCCGCAGGGGCGGCAGAtgtcgtagcaggacatgtctgtggTGCGGAGGGTCCCTGGAAGAGAGGGTGTTGGGAAGGTGGAGGGTGTTGGGAACGCGGAGGGTGTTGGGGGCGTGAGgagtggtgctgggggaggccaaGAGTGTGGGGAGGCCTGGGGTTGTGGGGAGCATGgcggtggggagggagaagggctgCTGAGGCTAAGGGGGAAAGGGCGTGTGGAGAGATAGGCCTGGTGGGGCGGACGAAGGAAGGGAGCGGGGTTCAGGCTCACCTCGTTGGGCGCAGGGGAGAAGACGTCGGGAGGATTGTGTGAGGGTGCGAGTCGCAGGGCCGGCTTTTATGCTGGTCCGTGAGTGCCCGCGGGGCGAGAGAGCCTTTGCGCATGACAGCATTTGGCGTGAGCTGCTCTTACATGCTAAAGCCTGGCAAGTAATGAGGTGGGGCGTGTTGTCCTTCCCACAACGCTCTCGtgttcttttctcctgttgAGGATGTGTCTCTGCGGCCTTGGCGGCAGCTTTTAAGCGAGAGCGGCTCTTTGGATGGATTTGCATGGAGAGTGCGTTTGAGGACAGTCAGCAGACGCGGCCAAACCATGAGAGATGTGGGGTGTCACGAAGTGAGGTCATGGCGTGTCACTCGTGCGGTGCGGTTTGCGGCTTCATTGTTGTGAGGAGGGGGCCCTATTTGCTGGCGTCGCCATAATGCAGGCTGGTGTGGGCTTCCCAGATGTGCTGGGCGCGAGGCGCTGGCACTGGCATTGCActcgctccctccctgccttcgtGCCCATTCCCTACGCCTGTGTTTATTCCTCGTCTTTCCCATTGGTTTGCTGCATCGGTCGGTGGCTTGGTGGCGTTTGTGCTTGGAAGGTCCTgggtgggagaagggaggcTGCGTGCTTTCTTCTTGCGGCAGCTTGGCGGGTGGTAGTTTGATTAGGCGGAGGAGAGCTGTCTACGACAGCAGGACGTTGTCCTTTCAGGCCCTGTTGAGAGCTTGCAAGCCCTGAGCTGAGGGGGAGTGGTTTGGCAGGGAGACTTAGGCAGAGCTTTTGGGGTCTTATTCAGCACTGAGCGCCCAAGGGTGAGGCCCTTTCCCTGCCTAGGCTTTGATGGTCAGATGCAGGGTTTGGTCACTGCAGCAGGGAGTTGGAGGCATGCATGGTACTTGGGGCAGCAGTCGTGAGCCCCTCCTGGCTGGGTGGTCCCGGGCATGGCTGACGAGTGGCAAGGCCTGTCCCCGTTGGGCtgaggtggttttggcttgctgCTGAGGTGAGTAGCGCTTGTTGCTGAGGAAGATGAATCAAGGTAGGAAGGGGGGCTGTGCAACTGGGTGTGCCTTGTTCCGTGAGGCCTGCTGGGTTGCAGCCACAaatgctgagggagctgtgtgGTGTCCTTGCGAGGCCACTACtaattatctttgaaaggtcctggtgAGTGGGAGAGGctcctgaagactggaagagaCTCGCCGGCTCCTGTGTTcaagaaggtgaagaaggaaggggtgGGAAACCAGAGGCTGGTTGGCCTGACATCAGTCGCTGGGAAGGTTCTAAAGGAAATCCTCCCGGAAAGCGCTGTCGAGCAGACGAAGAACCAGAATGTGATGGGGAGTAGTCAGCACGGATTTAGAGAGGGAAAGTCACGCGTGAGCCTCCTGAGCGTCTTCTAAATTGAGGTGACcagcttggtggatgaggggagagcagtggctgctgctcaACTTTAGTAAAGCCTTTAGTAAGGGCTTTCTTTGACACTTGCTCCCGTGACAAGCTCCTAGAGAAGCGGACAAAGTATGGGTTAGATAAAGGGACAGTGAGGTGGGCTGAGAAGTGGCTGATTGCTTGGGTGCAGAGGCTTGTGCTAAGTGGCACAGAGCGGTGTTGGAGGCAAGGCCCTAGCGGTGTAGGCTAGGGCTTGGCAGTGAGGCCACCAATGTTCAATATCGCAGAATCCCAGAATGAGACAACTGAaggtgttggaagggacctcgaaagatcatcaggtccaacccccctgccaaagcaggttccttagagcaggctgcccaggtaggcatccagacgggccttgaatatctccagagaaggagagcgcacaacctccctgggcagctccgtcaccctcactgtgaagaagttctttctcatgttggtgcggaacttcctgtgctctatcttgtggccatcaTATCCTCATTAGTGAGGTGGGTGATGGGACGGAGTGACCCCGCAGGAATTCTGCAGATGACCCGAGACGGGGAGGAGCGTCTGATGCACGTGATGAACGTGGCACCATTCAGAATGATGTGCAGAGGCTGGAGAACTGGGCAGAGACCAACATCATGAAGTTGCCGAAGGGGCAAAGCAAATtcctgcctctggggaggacTAACGCCGGGGAACAGGACATGGTGTTGTCCGACAGAGTGGCAGGCAGCTTTGCCAAGCAGGACCTTGTGTTGCTGTTGGAGAGCAAGCTGACGATGAGTCAGCAATGCAGCCTTGCGGCAAAAGAGGCCACCAGGCTCCAGGAGGGCATGGGGAAGAGCGTTGCCAGCACGATGAGAAAGGCGCTCCGTCATCTCTCTTCATCGCCGGTGAGGCCCCTTGTGGAGTCCTTTGTCCAGTTTGAGGCGTCCCAGTGGAAGATGGAAGCGGACATGCTGGAGCAATTCCAGTGCAGGGCTACCAAGAtgctgaagggcctggagccTCTTCAATATGAGGAGAAGGTGAGAGAGCTGGGCGTTTTCAACCCGCAGAGAAGGCTGCTCAGGCTGAATCTCCTCCTTGTTCTAAATCCCGGATGGGCGGGAATGAAGACAAGGGAACCAGACTATTTTCAGttactgcctgctgccaggacaAAGGTGAGTGGACGCCACAGAGAAGAGATGCAGTTGtcttggaagagaaggaaagcctTTTCccctgtgagggtggtcaagcagTGGACCTCAAGCAGAGGTTTTGGATTTCCATGCTTGGAGATCTGAGAAACCCAACTGCACATGGTCCTGGACAGCCTGCTGTAGCTgactctgcttgagcagggtgcTTGCAGCACATGGTCTCCAGAGGTTACTTCCAAACTGAAAGGACTCTGTGACTGCATCTGTTGTCAATGCGGGAGAATGCTGCTGGGTGAGAAAGCAGTCGAGTGTGTGCTGCTGACACGGAGAGATTGTTTCA is from Anser cygnoides isolate HZ-2024a breed goose chromosome 2, Taihu_goose_T2T_genome, whole genome shotgun sequence and encodes:
- the LOC136789946 gene encoding feather beta keratin-like; protein product: MSCYDICRPCGPTPLANSCNEPCVRQCEDSRVVIQPPAVLVTLPGPILSSFPQNTAVGSSASAAVGSNLSAQGVPISSGGFGGFGLGGFGFGGLGCINGGRACYPC